Proteins found in one Sorghum bicolor cultivar BTx623 chromosome 1, Sorghum_bicolor_NCBIv3, whole genome shotgun sequence genomic segment:
- the LOC8061443 gene encoding DNA polymerase delta small subunit isoform X3 produces MPVPKPMERKQAAYSNLDERYAIQGEKYQGQQYSHIYFTRLHHMRNLLHALVPSWKPQLPVTTVLGLEEGKDCIIVGTLYKHMKLKPSILDEYAKERSAIPLVKPHNFMHPDDHLILEDESGRVTLAGAIPPAAFVTGVVVALHGKETSAGNFLVEDVLEAGLPPQTALSSAAEDKYVVFVSGLSVGSDTFNPLQFQLLIDHVTGHLGDENEQSIASNIVRVVVAGNSVHISPRFVNGQTVASKDQSRIAEPIKELDIMLTQLVASLPVDMMPGCHDPANFSLPQQPLHRCLFSGASTYNTFSSCSNPHQFELDSVQFLGTSGQNIDDLYKYSDAKDKLEFMERTLRWRHLAPTAPNSLGPEKQKVRLISIPRFSESGVAVMLNLRNLECSTLSFSTSFDA; encoded by the exons atgccGGTGCCGAAGCCGATGGAGAGGAAGCAAGCCGCCTACAGCAACCTC GATGAGAGGTACGCGATCCAGGGGGAGAAGTACCAGGGGCAGCAGTACAGCCACATCTACTTCACGCGCCTTCACCACATGCGGAATCTGCTCCACGCCCTCGTCCCCTCCTGGAAGCCGCAACTCCCTG TCACTACAGTGTTAGGACTCGAAGAAGGAAAGGATTGCATAATTGTTGGAACTTTATATAAGCACATGAAGTTGAAGCCTTCCATTCTTGATGAATATGCCAAAGAG AGGTCTGCAATTCCTCTTGTCAAACCGCATAATTTCATGCATCCTGATGATCATCTCATTCTCGAAGATGAAAGTGGAAGGGTTACACTTGCAGGAGCCATTCCTCCAGCAGCATTTGTGACTG GGGTTGTAGTGGCTCTCCATGGGAAGGAAACAAGTGCTGGCAACTTTCTTGTTGAAGATGTTCTTGAGGCTGGTCTTCCTCCCCAAACTGCATTGTCTAGCGCAG CAGAAGACAAGTATGTGGTATTCGTATCTGGGCTAAGTGTAGGAAGTGACACATTCAATCCTCTACAATTCCAACTCCTTATTGACCATGTCACAGGGCATCTGGGTGATGAGAAT GAGCAATCCATAGCATCAAATATAGTACGTGTTGTGGTTGCTGGGAATTCAGTGCATATTTCACCAAGGTTTGTCAACGGTCAG ACGGTAGCATCAAAAGATCAATCCAGGATAGCAGAGCCTATCAAGGAATTGGATATAATGCTTACCCAG CTCGTGGCATCGTTGCCTGTAGATATGATGCCGGGGTGTCATGATCCGGCAAATTTTTCTTTGCCTCAGCAG CCTCTGCACAGATGCCTTTTCTCTGGGGCATCCACGTACAACACTTTCTCGTCATGTTCAAATCCCCATCAATTTGAGCTTGACAGTGTCCA GTTTCTTGGAACATCTGGCCAGAACATAGATGACCTGTACAAGTACTCTGATGCTAAAGACAAGCTGGAATTCATGGAAAGAACACTGAGATGGCGCCATCTTGCTCCTACTGCTCCAAATAGTCTAG GGCCAGAAAAACAGAAAGTGAGGCTAATCTCCATCCCAAGGTTCTCTGAGAGTGGAGTTGCTGTTATG CTCAATCTGAGGAACTTGGAATGCAGCACATTGAGTTTCTCTACAAGCTTTGATGCCTGA
- the LOC8061443 gene encoding DNA polymerase delta small subunit isoform X2: MPVPKPMERKQAAYSNLDERYAIQGEKYQGQQYSHIYFTRLHHMRNLLHALVPSWKPQLPVTTVLGLEEGKDCIIVGTLYKHMKLKPSILDEYAKERSAIPLVKPHNFMHPDDHLILEDESGRVTLAGAIPPAAFVTGVVVALHGKETSAGNFLVEDVLEAGLPPQTALSSAEDKYVVFVSGLSVGSDTFNPLQFQLLIDHVTGHLGDENEQSIASNIVRVVVAGNSVHISPRFVNGQTVASKDQSRIAEPIKELDIMLTQLVASLPVDMMPGCHDPANFSLPQQPLHRCLFSGASTYNTFSSCSNPHQFELDSVQFLGTSGQNIDDLYKYSDAKDKLEFMERTLRWRHLAPTAPNSLGCYPYTDKDPFLVESCPHVYFVGNQDKYETRLLEGPEKQKVRLISIPRFSESGVAVMLNLRNLECSTLSFSTSFDA; encoded by the exons atgccGGTGCCGAAGCCGATGGAGAGGAAGCAAGCCGCCTACAGCAACCTC GATGAGAGGTACGCGATCCAGGGGGAGAAGTACCAGGGGCAGCAGTACAGCCACATCTACTTCACGCGCCTTCACCACATGCGGAATCTGCTCCACGCCCTCGTCCCCTCCTGGAAGCCGCAACTCCCTG TCACTACAGTGTTAGGACTCGAAGAAGGAAAGGATTGCATAATTGTTGGAACTTTATATAAGCACATGAAGTTGAAGCCTTCCATTCTTGATGAATATGCCAAAGAG AGGTCTGCAATTCCTCTTGTCAAACCGCATAATTTCATGCATCCTGATGATCATCTCATTCTCGAAGATGAAAGTGGAAGGGTTACACTTGCAGGAGCCATTCCTCCAGCAGCATTTGTGACTG GGGTTGTAGTGGCTCTCCATGGGAAGGAAACAAGTGCTGGCAACTTTCTTGTTGAAGATGTTCTTGAGGCTGGTCTTCCTCCCCAAACTGCATTGTCTAGCGCAG AAGACAAGTATGTGGTATTCGTATCTGGGCTAAGTGTAGGAAGTGACACATTCAATCCTCTACAATTCCAACTCCTTATTGACCATGTCACAGGGCATCTGGGTGATGAGAAT GAGCAATCCATAGCATCAAATATAGTACGTGTTGTGGTTGCTGGGAATTCAGTGCATATTTCACCAAGGTTTGTCAACGGTCAG ACGGTAGCATCAAAAGATCAATCCAGGATAGCAGAGCCTATCAAGGAATTGGATATAATGCTTACCCAG CTCGTGGCATCGTTGCCTGTAGATATGATGCCGGGGTGTCATGATCCGGCAAATTTTTCTTTGCCTCAGCAG CCTCTGCACAGATGCCTTTTCTCTGGGGCATCCACGTACAACACTTTCTCGTCATGTTCAAATCCCCATCAATTTGAGCTTGACAGTGTCCA GTTTCTTGGAACATCTGGCCAGAACATAGATGACCTGTACAAGTACTCTGATGCTAAAGACAAGCTGGAATTCATGGAAAGAACACTGAGATGGCGCCATCTTGCTCCTACTGCTCCAAATAGTCTAG GCTGTTATCCATACACAGACAAGGATCCTTTCCTTGTTGAAAGTTGCCCGCACGTCTACTTTGTTGGGAATCAAGATAAATATGAAACTCGATTGTTGGAAG GGCCAGAAAAACAGAAAGTGAGGCTAATCTCCATCCCAAGGTTCTCTGAGAGTGGAGTTGCTGTTATG CTCAATCTGAGGAACTTGGAATGCAGCACATTGAGTTTCTCTACAAGCTTTGATGCCTGA
- the LOC8061443 gene encoding DNA polymerase delta small subunit isoform X1 — MPVPKPMERKQAAYSNLDERYAIQGEKYQGQQYSHIYFTRLHHMRNLLHALVPSWKPQLPVTTVLGLEEGKDCIIVGTLYKHMKLKPSILDEYAKERSAIPLVKPHNFMHPDDHLILEDESGRVTLAGAIPPAAFVTGVVVALHGKETSAGNFLVEDVLEAGLPPQTALSSAAEDKYVVFVSGLSVGSDTFNPLQFQLLIDHVTGHLGDENEQSIASNIVRVVVAGNSVHISPRFVNGQTVASKDQSRIAEPIKELDIMLTQLVASLPVDMMPGCHDPANFSLPQQPLHRCLFSGASTYNTFSSCSNPHQFELDSVQFLGTSGQNIDDLYKYSDAKDKLEFMERTLRWRHLAPTAPNSLGCYPYTDKDPFLVESCPHVYFVGNQDKYETRLLEGPEKQKVRLISIPRFSESGVAVMLNLRNLECSTLSFSTSFDA; from the exons atgccGGTGCCGAAGCCGATGGAGAGGAAGCAAGCCGCCTACAGCAACCTC GATGAGAGGTACGCGATCCAGGGGGAGAAGTACCAGGGGCAGCAGTACAGCCACATCTACTTCACGCGCCTTCACCACATGCGGAATCTGCTCCACGCCCTCGTCCCCTCCTGGAAGCCGCAACTCCCTG TCACTACAGTGTTAGGACTCGAAGAAGGAAAGGATTGCATAATTGTTGGAACTTTATATAAGCACATGAAGTTGAAGCCTTCCATTCTTGATGAATATGCCAAAGAG AGGTCTGCAATTCCTCTTGTCAAACCGCATAATTTCATGCATCCTGATGATCATCTCATTCTCGAAGATGAAAGTGGAAGGGTTACACTTGCAGGAGCCATTCCTCCAGCAGCATTTGTGACTG GGGTTGTAGTGGCTCTCCATGGGAAGGAAACAAGTGCTGGCAACTTTCTTGTTGAAGATGTTCTTGAGGCTGGTCTTCCTCCCCAAACTGCATTGTCTAGCGCAG CAGAAGACAAGTATGTGGTATTCGTATCTGGGCTAAGTGTAGGAAGTGACACATTCAATCCTCTACAATTCCAACTCCTTATTGACCATGTCACAGGGCATCTGGGTGATGAGAAT GAGCAATCCATAGCATCAAATATAGTACGTGTTGTGGTTGCTGGGAATTCAGTGCATATTTCACCAAGGTTTGTCAACGGTCAG ACGGTAGCATCAAAAGATCAATCCAGGATAGCAGAGCCTATCAAGGAATTGGATATAATGCTTACCCAG CTCGTGGCATCGTTGCCTGTAGATATGATGCCGGGGTGTCATGATCCGGCAAATTTTTCTTTGCCTCAGCAG CCTCTGCACAGATGCCTTTTCTCTGGGGCATCCACGTACAACACTTTCTCGTCATGTTCAAATCCCCATCAATTTGAGCTTGACAGTGTCCA GTTTCTTGGAACATCTGGCCAGAACATAGATGACCTGTACAAGTACTCTGATGCTAAAGACAAGCTGGAATTCATGGAAAGAACACTGAGATGGCGCCATCTTGCTCCTACTGCTCCAAATAGTCTAG GCTGTTATCCATACACAGACAAGGATCCTTTCCTTGTTGAAAGTTGCCCGCACGTCTACTTTGTTGGGAATCAAGATAAATATGAAACTCGATTGTTGGAAG GGCCAGAAAAACAGAAAGTGAGGCTAATCTCCATCCCAAGGTTCTCTGAGAGTGGAGTTGCTGTTATG CTCAATCTGAGGAACTTGGAATGCAGCACATTGAGTTTCTCTACAAGCTTTGATGCCTGA
- the LOC8085699 gene encoding uncharacterized protein LOC8085699, which produces MAAISAHLTATLPSLPALRPCPRRLQPSTFAASVAPNRTPGVALRVCRSCNPFVRRFHGFQNAISFGKEHNKQALFASGRDSPSSGDDSSSSPDGPPVLTIVAGVVVFLLVLWVIGSIVTWIVGLVFGAAKS; this is translated from the exons ATGGCCGCCATCTCCGCCCACCTCACCGCCACTCTTCCGTCTCTCCCGGCTCTCCGGCCCTGTCCTCGCCGGCTTCAGCCGAGCACCTTCGCAGCATCCGTGGCCCCGAACCGAACCCCCGGCGTCGCCCTCCGTGTCTGCAG GAGCTGCAATCCTTTCGTAAGAAGATTCCATGGGTTTCAGAACGCAATAAGCTTTGGGAAGGAGCACAACAAGCAAGCCCTATTTGCTTCAGGCAGAGATTCTCCTAGCTCCGGTGACGATAGCTCGAGTTCTCCAGATGGCCCGCCTGTCCTGACTATTGTGGCAGGTGTCGTTGTGTTCCTTCTTGTACTCTGGGTTATTGGGTCGATCGTTACCTGGATTGTGGGTTTGGTCTTTGGCGCAGCGAAATCTTAG
- the LOC8085700 gene encoding uncharacterized protein LOC8085700 — MATPPQKQQVSVQHVGRASSDELLRKFADPDARRPAVTPPRRSLALRRKRSSRRVASGLSARDSDASAAATGFTGAELAPPKRRRSIGGSTDWRAGLLLPTSTPAASARKAQARRARADDAAGIGLLLAALERTWRKTVAGASKMFVERHRTNHVMLISDMV, encoded by the exons ATGGCGACGCCACCGCAGAAGCAGCAGGTGTCGGTGCAGCACGTGGGCAGGGCGTCCTCGGACGAGCTCCTCCGCAAGTTCGCGGACCCGGACGCGCGCCGGCCCGCCGTCACCCCACCGCGCCGCAGCCTCGCGCTGCGCCGCAAGCGCTCGTCCCGCCGCGTGGCGTCGGGGCTCTCCGCGCGGGACTCCGACGCGTCCGCGGCGGCCACGGGCTTCACGGGGGCGGAGCTGGCGCCCCCCAAGCGGCGGCGGAGCATCGGCGGGTCCACCGACTGGAGGGCCGGCCTGCTCCTGCCGACCTCCACTCCCGCCGCCTCCGCGAGGAAGGCCCAAGCACGCCGCGCGCGCGCCGACGACGCCGCGGGCATcggcctcctcctcgccgcgctGGAGCGG ACGTGGAGGAAGACGGTGGCGGGGGCGTCCAAGATGTTCGTGGAGAGGCACCGGACCAACCACGTCATGCTCATCAGCGACATGGTCTGA
- the LOC110432006 gene encoding uncharacterized protein LOC110432006 translates to MEWNAVLYVTGALGSQKKKKPREQGIADQETSTGRTRAPLAGPAARGKAQLAHPKTGRREPGVGSRDPHPTYSHALPFRMGRIGKVQLRPTPTSKLRESGAASVSGDRPAGPRCPSGGAFRDPTLAVVVVVAWPVCLPSGATPNRVALSAWNPVSVPMPSRPE, encoded by the exons ATGGAATGGAATGCAGTACTATATGTTACCGGAGCATTgggttctcaaaaaaaaaag AAGCCGAGAGAACAAGGGATCGCGGATCAGGAGACGTCGACCGGCAGGACTCGCGCGCCGCTGGCCGGCCCCGCCGCCCGTGGAAAGGCCCAGCTCGCCCACCCAAAGACGGGACGTCGGGAGCCGGGAGTCGGGTCTCGGGACCCACACCCAACCTATAGCCACGCGCTGCCATTTCGGATGGGGAGGATAGGTAAGGTTCAGCTTCGTCCGACCCCGACGTCAAAGCTGCGAGAGAGCGGCGCGGCGTCTGTCTCCGGCGACCGACCGGCCGGCCCGCGCTGTCCGTCCGGTGGTGCCTTCCGCGATCCGACACTTGCAGTTGTAGTAGTTGTAGCATGGCCAGTGTGCCTGCCGTCCGGTGCAACACCAAATCGTGTGGCTCTTTCGGCGTGGAACCCCGTGTCCGTCCCAATGCCCAGCCGGCCGGAATAA